A DNA window from Desulfomonile tiedjei contains the following coding sequences:
- a CDS encoding HlyD family efflux transporter periplasmic adaptor subunit: MEGRIKFRVDLQAHKYDDVEDRDTVVLKDPVSGKYFYLSVYEYRLLKTLDGNRTLEEATERLAVMGYYYSLEEAGAIVAKAAQMGLVLGTKFGTAMFQEHLKQQIEASKKARRWASIYFMFIPLLNPDKFLEKTLWIAKLFANKFTIGLFALALPGAIYCLISGLAGTETEYLFFFNLENLIYLWITLALTKLLHEFAHAYVAKSFGIHVPEMGVAFLIFFPCLFCNTTDAWQLADRKQRIAISAAGILVEGALAIAATYVWYFTNPGVINSLAFYLMAVSFFSTVLFNGNPLMRFDGYFILMDWLRLPNLSTRALAYVKYLFMNRVLGISLFVNPATTPREVIIFSIYGVCAFLYRLFLYTMICVGVYYRFDKLLGLILASLAFVLFIVIPLTKGVRTLYSKRKEIHPQPSGVLVFSALVCAIVLILVAPLPRRSIYPCYLASAKVQKLTVPLQTSVADVFIREGKEASEGALLFTLDDSLLKLALFENEIRREILRTEVKYLLLDPGHRGEAASKEIELRKLDHKTDRIRRDLALAENGIVAPFEGVVTNMDYRLQTGFQPGEGVVVGEFESLTDCTVYALVPAKDLPKLHTGQDVRIWFRMGSGIILTGTIEEIRPYGEQDLRDMPFSSRFGGDMAIEARGEDRTDVPLEALFRCSVSFRNVDRKIPLGMTGKLVVDSPRTSLWSRSVEGILEGFHKESIFW; this comes from the coding sequence ATGGAAGGACGGATCAAGTTTCGAGTCGACCTTCAGGCGCACAAGTACGACGATGTGGAGGACAGAGACACCGTGGTCCTGAAGGACCCTGTCTCGGGGAAGTATTTTTACCTTTCGGTCTATGAATACCGCCTTTTGAAGACCCTCGATGGTAATCGTACTCTGGAGGAGGCTACAGAGCGACTGGCAGTCATGGGCTATTATTATTCGCTTGAGGAGGCGGGGGCAATTGTGGCGAAGGCAGCCCAGATGGGCCTCGTCCTGGGCACTAAATTCGGCACCGCGATGTTTCAGGAGCACCTCAAGCAACAAATTGAAGCCTCCAAGAAAGCCAGGCGCTGGGCGAGCATCTATTTCATGTTTATTCCCCTCTTAAATCCCGACAAATTTCTGGAAAAGACGCTCTGGATAGCCAAATTGTTTGCCAACAAGTTCACTATCGGCTTGTTTGCCCTGGCGTTGCCCGGAGCCATTTACTGCCTCATCTCAGGGCTTGCCGGGACAGAAACCGAGTACCTGTTTTTCTTCAACCTGGAGAACCTCATCTATCTATGGATAACCCTTGCTCTTACGAAATTGCTGCATGAGTTTGCTCACGCTTACGTGGCGAAAAGTTTCGGGATTCATGTCCCGGAGATGGGAGTGGCGTTCCTTATCTTTTTCCCATGCCTGTTCTGCAATACCACGGACGCATGGCAGTTAGCCGATCGCAAGCAGCGCATAGCTATAAGCGCGGCGGGTATTTTGGTCGAGGGCGCCTTGGCAATTGCGGCCACATACGTTTGGTATTTCACAAATCCCGGGGTCATCAATTCACTGGCCTTTTACCTTATGGCCGTTTCTTTCTTTTCGACGGTTTTGTTCAACGGCAATCCCCTCATGAGGTTTGACGGCTATTTCATCCTCATGGACTGGCTCAGACTGCCAAATCTGTCCACGAGGGCCCTGGCTTATGTAAAGTACCTGTTCATGAACAGGGTGCTCGGGATTTCCCTCTTTGTAAACCCCGCTACAACGCCCAGAGAGGTCATTATCTTCTCGATCTACGGGGTGTGCGCTTTCTTGTATCGGCTCTTTCTGTACACCATGATATGTGTGGGTGTTTACTATCGTTTTGACAAGCTCCTGGGCCTGATTCTGGCTTCTCTCGCATTCGTGTTGTTCATTGTGATTCCCTTGACCAAGGGCGTCCGAACCCTATATTCGAAGCGCAAAGAGATCCATCCGCAGCCATCGGGCGTCTTGGTTTTTTCCGCTCTGGTCTGCGCTATCGTCCTGATTTTGGTGGCCCCGCTGCCGAGAAGGTCTATTTACCCATGCTACCTGGCATCGGCCAAGGTTCAGAAGCTGACTGTGCCTCTCCAGACCTCGGTAGCGGATGTTTTTATCCGTGAGGGCAAAGAAGCCTCAGAGGGGGCTCTGTTATTCACGCTGGACGATTCCCTTTTGAAGCTGGCTTTGTTCGAAAACGAAATTCGGCGGGAGATATTGCGTACTGAAGTAAAGTATCTTCTTTTGGATCCGGGGCATCGGGGCGAGGCTGCAAGCAAGGAGATAGAACTGCGCAAATTGGATCACAAGACCGACCGTATTAGAAGAGACCTTGCCCTGGCCGAAAACGGAATAGTGGCCCCTTTTGAAGGGGTGGTCACTAACATGGATTACAGGTTGCAAACCGGGTTTCAGCCGGGTGAAGGGGTAGTGGTGGGCGAGTTCGAATCCCTGACAGACTGCACCGTTTATGCTCTCGTTCCGGCAAAGGATCTTCCCAAACTTCACACCGGCCAAGACGTCAGGATTTGGTTCCGAATGGGATCGGGAATAATCCTGACGGGCACTATTGAAGAGATTAGACCTTACGGGGAGCAGGACCTCAGAGATATGCCGTTCTCGAGTCGCTTTGGGGGGGACATGGCCATTGAGGCAAGAGGAGAAGATCGTACGGACGTCCCCTTGGAAGCCCTCTTCCGATGTTCAGTAAGTTTTCGGAATGTAGACCGCAAAATCCCTCTTGGAATGACCGGCAAATTGGTTGTGGATTCACCGCGAACGAGTCTTTGGAGCCGGTCCGTGGAAGGCATTCTCGAAGGCTTTCATAAAGAGTCGATCTTCTGGTAA
- a CDS encoding TolC family protein: MMFPLQGFHKKAALISLCLLVSLLASCRASLLNGFRPANHVQVTDSNSAMTLINHRVKPATTVTGKRFLTLEDCRTLALGNNLDLQAARLEELTQQAIQYSNRTRILPHFIFSGDLSERSNLRYSYSDVLGLEGAHPRYQQQNLGGAQPGVTSFSTGHERSTWYYVLETRWSPTDAALAYYVTKSSANETTKSRYHKLRIAQKLVELVDSSFFRLLALQEVLPLAENLFSLRKGMLYKTEQLLQDRLGKVEEYHRAEQRTSRAKRLLGKIRNDIENERNILASAMALSPDYCIDGGFRLEGALSRPRFSSELCELEMIAVRRRPEAYEAGLAHLSSVNDLKRTIVKYFPRVTGFWRHARDKDKFLYDPAWKEVGISIYFDLVEWLANVDESKASRIKSEKTEREMSAIALGITSQVRLAALKYFDGMDELENAESSVASLRKVLHAVEARVSMQDVERLMAEEARAELLEAKIMRIRALGEANATLAALQSSMGTNYQESMSDQ, from the coding sequence ATGATGTTCCCGCTTCAGGGATTTCACAAGAAAGCTGCGCTAATAAGCCTGTGCCTGCTCGTTTCGCTGCTGGCGTCATGTCGGGCGTCGTTGCTCAACGGATTCCGCCCTGCAAATCATGTGCAGGTCACCGACTCCAATTCCGCGATGACGCTAATTAATCATCGAGTCAAGCCCGCTACAACGGTGACAGGTAAACGATTTCTGACCCTGGAAGATTGCAGAACTCTTGCGCTGGGCAACAATTTGGACTTGCAGGCCGCCCGCCTGGAGGAATTGACCCAACAGGCGATTCAGTACAGCAATCGGACCAGGATCCTTCCACATTTTATCTTTTCCGGTGACCTAAGCGAGAGAAGCAATCTGCGCTATTCTTACAGCGACGTGCTTGGCTTGGAAGGCGCCCATCCACGCTATCAACAGCAAAACCTCGGCGGTGCCCAACCCGGAGTCACCAGCTTTTCCACCGGGCACGAGAGGAGCACCTGGTATTATGTCTTGGAGACCCGGTGGAGCCCGACGGATGCCGCTCTAGCCTATTATGTGACTAAAAGCAGCGCCAATGAAACGACAAAGTCTCGTTATCACAAGCTCAGGATAGCCCAAAAACTCGTGGAGCTGGTAGACTCCTCCTTTTTTCGTCTTCTCGCCCTTCAAGAGGTCTTGCCTCTGGCCGAGAACCTCTTCTCACTCCGGAAAGGAATGCTATACAAGACGGAACAATTGCTCCAAGATAGATTGGGTAAAGTCGAAGAGTACCACAGAGCGGAACAGAGAACCTCCAGGGCGAAGAGGCTTCTGGGGAAGATCCGCAACGACATCGAGAATGAACGAAACATTCTTGCTTCGGCAATGGCCTTGTCACCCGATTATTGCATAGATGGAGGATTTCGGCTCGAAGGGGCCCTTTCCAGGCCGAGGTTCAGTTCGGAGTTATGCGAATTGGAAATGATAGCAGTTCGTAGACGGCCCGAGGCTTACGAGGCAGGCCTTGCTCACCTGAGTTCCGTGAACGATCTGAAGCGCACGATTGTCAAGTATTTCCCAAGGGTTACCGGTTTTTGGCGACACGCGCGAGACAAAGATAAATTCCTGTACGATCCCGCTTGGAAAGAGGTTGGTATATCGATTTATTTCGACCTGGTAGAATGGCTGGCCAATGTCGACGAGTCCAAAGCCAGCCGGATCAAATCCGAGAAGACGGAGAGAGAAATGAGCGCCATAGCACTGGGGATTACCTCCCAGGTCCGCCTGGCAGCCTTAAAGTACTTCGACGGGATGGATGAGCTGGAAAATGCGGAATCCAGTGTGGCCAGCCTTCGAAAGGTCCTGCATGCAGTAGAGGCGAGGGTCTCCATGCAGGATGTGGAAAGGCTCATGGCGGAGGAGGCGAGAGCCGAGTTGCTTGAGGCCAAAATCATGAGAATACGGGCGCTTGGCGAGGCCAATGCGACCCTGGCCGCTCTACAAAGTTCAATGGGAACGAATTATCAAGAATCGATGTCTGATCAATGA
- a CDS encoding efflux RND transporter periplasmic adaptor subunit: MTSSAYSVEKAPSVLITPGDPEPFKQIEPPDFLDQSQQKTTLGKIEATIINPFRSAAIAAEVSGIIEHYNFEVGDHVKKGVIIAEISKKRYALGVERAKQSLDAFRIALKRAQKDKEIKEKLVSLDASSVQELLRAEAEAEITEQKIHEAETLLKQALLDLEACQVKAPFSGYLAIRYKEPFEAVGSLEKMFTLVDSSKVYAVAYVPENLMPLFKKGAKAAFNDSSGRQFVGEVDKIEPIIDPKTGTQKIFVLMNNAEEQLAIGMSGALESVQ; the protein is encoded by the coding sequence ATGACCAGTTCCGCTTATTCCGTGGAAAAGGCCCCTTCGGTACTGATAACACCTGGAGATCCCGAGCCTTTTAAGCAGATCGAACCACCAGACTTCTTAGACCAAAGCCAACAGAAGACTACTCTCGGCAAAATCGAAGCCACAATTATTAATCCGTTCCGCAGCGCTGCTATAGCCGCGGAGGTAAGCGGTATCATTGAGCACTACAATTTCGAAGTTGGCGATCACGTTAAGAAAGGAGTCATCATAGCCGAGATTTCCAAGAAACGCTATGCGCTGGGGGTGGAGAGAGCAAAGCAAAGTCTGGATGCTTTTAGAATAGCCTTGAAGAGAGCGCAAAAAGATAAGGAAATAAAAGAGAAGCTCGTTTCATTGGACGCAAGCAGCGTGCAGGAGTTGTTGAGGGCCGAGGCGGAGGCTGAAATCACCGAACAGAAAATCCATGAGGCTGAGACATTGCTCAAGCAGGCGCTTCTCGACCTGGAAGCCTGCCAGGTCAAAGCCCCCTTTTCCGGTTATTTGGCCATTAGGTACAAAGAGCCTTTTGAGGCGGTGGGCTCGCTTGAGAAGATGTTTACTTTGGTCGACAGCAGCAAGGTCTACGCCGTGGCATACGTGCCTGAAAATCTTATGCCACTTTTCAAAAAAGGGGCGAAAGCCGCGTTTAATGATTCCTCCGGAAGGCAATTTGTAGGTGAGGTCGACAAAATCGAACCGATCATAGATCCGAAAACCGGCACCCAAAAGATCTTCGTACTGATGAATAATGCTGAAGAGCAGCTTGCCATAGGTATGAGCGGGGCCTTGGAGTCCGTCCAATGA